Proteins co-encoded in one Halococcoides cellulosivorans genomic window:
- a CDS encoding CheR family methyltransferase has protein sequence MSRRSGSEAAFERLLDAIDSGMDFESDFYNQAYLDRRITARIRRTGVEDYDAYRQLLDDPDEREALLDSLSINVTGFFRNPEVWEQLRPILAELTDERQTVDVWNAPCADGREPYSVAMLALDADEIDHTNIDILGTDINADVLERARAGTYETSTTSDIATELEPLSDPTAYVDREGSTFTVTDEVREMVTFERHDLVSGSAPGSFDIAFCRNLLIYIDAAYKEPIFETLVDGLDSGDYLVIGMTETVPISLRDRFEAVDKRRRIYRVV, from the coding sequence ATGAGCCGGCGCTCGGGATCGGAGGCGGCGTTCGAGCGCCTCCTCGACGCCATCGACTCGGGGATGGACTTCGAATCGGATTTCTACAACCAGGCGTACCTCGACCGGCGAATCACCGCCCGGATCCGCCGGACCGGCGTGGAGGACTACGACGCCTACCGCCAGTTGCTCGACGACCCCGACGAGCGCGAGGCGCTGCTCGACTCGCTGTCGATCAACGTGACGGGGTTTTTCCGCAACCCCGAGGTCTGGGAGCAGTTACGGCCCATCCTCGCGGAGTTGACCGACGAGCGCCAGACCGTCGACGTCTGGAACGCGCCCTGTGCCGACGGGCGCGAACCGTACTCGGTCGCGATGCTCGCGCTGGACGCCGACGAGATCGATCACACCAACATCGACATCCTCGGGACAGACATCAACGCGGACGTCCTCGAACGGGCGCGAGCGGGCACCTACGAGACCTCGACGACCTCCGATATCGCCACCGAACTCGAACCGCTGTCGGATCCGACGGCGTACGTCGACCGCGAGGGCTCGACGTTCACCGTCACCGACGAGGTCCGCGAAATGGTCACCTTCGAGCGCCACGACCTGGTCAGCGGGTCCGCCCCTGGATCGTTCGACATCGCGTTCTGTCGGAACCTCCTGATCTACATCGACGCGGCGTACAAAGAGCCGATCTTCGAGACGCTCGTCGACGGCCTCGATTCGGGTGATTACCTCGTGATCGGGATGACCGAGACCGTCCCGATCAGCCTGCGCGACCGGTTCGAAGCAGTCGACAAGCGCCGCCGGATCTATCGGGTCGTCTAG
- a CDS encoding anthranilate phosphoribosyltransferase: protein MPESVSTASGPTLRELMTNVVGSGPKTADDMTADQARTAMDRILDREPDPTTLGAFLLANRWKTNTPTELAATLDVTRERGVETATPSVDPVDCGANYDGKAETAIFGVAAGLTAAAAGQPVVVHSGSGIPTQEAPAYYDVLDELGVATDLEPPESAAMTDDVGFGFYFQPNFAPEIDALYDRRAAMGVRTFINTIETLVNPANADVHLGSFYHLAFAKRMIETLRASAQSFDRIVFVQGLEGYDDVRPGSTAMAEWAGDAIADREIQTADFGLDTDEDALAVDDVAADSAAITEAVLAGEREGPVRDAVVLNAAVRLYAGGTVDSLDTGVERADAAIADGSAAERLAALEAFEP from the coding sequence ATGCCCGAGTCCGTCTCGACAGCGTCCGGCCCGACGCTCCGCGAATTGATGACGAACGTCGTTGGGTCGGGGCCGAAGACCGCCGACGACATGACCGCCGACCAGGCCCGCACCGCGATGGACCGGATTCTCGACCGCGAGCCAGATCCGACGACGCTCGGCGCCTTCCTGCTCGCCAATCGGTGGAAGACCAACACCCCGACCGAACTCGCGGCGACACTGGACGTCACGCGCGAGCGCGGCGTCGAGACCGCGACGCCGTCGGTCGACCCCGTCGACTGCGGGGCAAACTACGACGGGAAGGCCGAGACGGCGATCTTCGGCGTCGCCGCGGGCCTTACCGCCGCCGCGGCGGGCCAACCAGTCGTCGTCCACAGCGGGAGCGGCATTCCCACCCAGGAGGCCCCGGCGTACTACGACGTACTCGACGAACTCGGCGTCGCGACCGACCTCGAACCGCCGGAGAGCGCGGCGATGACCGACGACGTGGGCTTCGGCTTTTACTTCCAGCCGAACTTCGCCCCCGAGATCGACGCGCTGTACGATCGGCGCGCGGCGATGGGCGTCCGAACGTTCATCAACACGATCGAGACGCTGGTCAACCCCGCGAACGCCGACGTCCACCTCGGTTCGTTCTATCATCTCGCGTTCGCGAAGCGGATGATCGAGACGCTGCGAGCGAGCGCCCAGTCGTTCGATCGGATCGTGTTCGTCCAGGGGCTGGAAGGCTACGACGACGTGCGCCCGGGATCGACGGCGATGGCCGAGTGGGCGGGCGACGCGATCGCAGATCGGGAGATCCAGACCGCCGATTTCGGCCTCGACACCGACGAGGACGCCCTCGCGGTCGACGACGTGGCCGCCGACTCGGCGGCGATCACCGAGGCCGTGCTCGCGGGCGAGCGTGAGGGGCCCGTCCGCGATGCGGTCGTCTTGAACGCGGCCGTTCGGCTGTACGCCGGTGGGACCGTCGACTCACTGGACACGGGCGTCGAGCGCGCGGACGCAGCGATCGCGGACGGGTCGGCCGCCGAGCGACTCGCGGCGCTCGAAGCCTTCGAGCCCTGA
- the cheA gene encoding chemotaxis protein CheA has product MSDQYLEEFVRESEEAITALNNSLLDLESDPDDEAAMEQIFRTAHTLKGNFGAMGFEEASELAHAIEDLLDGMRDESVPVSGDVMDLIFEGVDRIEAIVTEIDETGETDTATADLVDELRATHEAHESGDAEAVTTEQTGATEGGADPVTVLEAVDTDPTEGLVAAELAVGGEMPGVDAMLALEAIEDQVAILGTVPDREDVEDGAFEESFLIALDAPDDTVAREAIDAAGDAEIRAIDTIAPERIDDARDQGDTSESDGDLASAQSAQEIKSVRVDVDQLDDLHGQVEQLVTSRIKLRRAVEDRNFNSANDTLNELDKVTANLQNTVMDMRLVPLKKVVGKFPRLVRDLARDLDKEITFEIDGEDIELDRTILTEISDPLMHILRNSVDHGIERPDEREAAGKPREGQIELRATRERDHVVITVEDDGAGLDADEIRDQARREGVRSSDELDAMSDDEVYDLVFHPGFSTSEEVTDVSGRGVGMDVVHETVSQLDGSVDVASTLGEGTTVSLRLPVTMAIVKVLFVSVAGERYGIPIKNVDEITRSTESETINGRPVIRHNDEIYPVIDLGEAFDVPGARTNGDGMLVRVRESERRVALHCDAVEAQEEVVVKPLEGILSGTPGLSGTAVLGDGNIVHIIDVVTL; this is encoded by the coding sequence ATGAGTGACCAGTATCTAGAGGAGTTCGTCCGGGAGAGCGAGGAAGCCATCACAGCGCTCAACAACTCGCTGCTCGATCTGGAGTCCGATCCCGACGACGAAGCGGCGATGGAGCAGATATTCAGGACGGCACATACTCTCAAAGGCAATTTTGGGGCGATGGGGTTCGAGGAGGCGAGCGAACTCGCGCATGCGATCGAGGACCTCCTCGACGGGATGCGCGACGAGTCGGTCCCGGTCAGCGGCGACGTGATGGACCTGATCTTCGAGGGCGTCGACCGGATCGAGGCGATCGTCACCGAGATCGACGAGACCGGCGAGACCGACACCGCGACGGCGGATCTCGTCGACGAGTTGCGCGCGACTCACGAGGCCCACGAGTCCGGCGACGCCGAGGCAGTCACGACCGAGCAGACCGGGGCCACAGAGGGCGGGGCCGATCCGGTGACCGTCCTCGAAGCCGTCGACACCGACCCCACCGAGGGGCTGGTCGCCGCCGAACTCGCCGTCGGCGGGGAGATGCCCGGCGTCGACGCCATGCTCGCTCTGGAGGCAATCGAAGACCAGGTCGCCATCCTCGGAACCGTGCCCGACCGAGAGGACGTCGAAGACGGAGCCTTCGAGGAGTCGTTCCTGATCGCCCTCGACGCCCCCGACGATACCGTCGCTCGGGAGGCCATCGACGCGGCGGGCGACGCCGAGATCCGTGCGATCGACACCATCGCTCCCGAGCGGATCGACGATGCGAGAGACCAGGGCGACACCTCAGAGAGCGATGGCGACCTCGCCAGCGCCCAGTCTGCCCAGGAGATCAAATCGGTCCGTGTCGACGTGGACCAACTCGACGACCTCCACGGACAGGTCGAACAACTGGTCACCAGCCGGATCAAGCTCCGCCGGGCCGTCGAGGATCGCAACTTCAACAGCGCGAACGACACTCTGAACGAACTCGACAAGGTGACCGCGAATCTCCAGAACACGGTCATGGACATGCGGCTGGTGCCGCTGAAGAAAGTCGTCGGGAAGTTCCCCCGCCTGGTTCGAGACCTGGCTCGCGATCTGGACAAGGAGATCACCTTCGAGATCGACGGCGAGGACATCGAACTCGACCGGACGATCCTCACCGAGATCAGCGACCCGCTGATGCACATCCTGCGGAACTCGGTGGATCACGGCATCGAACGGCCGGACGAGCGCGAAGCCGCCGGGAAGCCCCGCGAGGGCCAAATCGAACTCCGGGCCACCCGGGAACGCGATCACGTCGTCATCACGGTCGAAGACGACGGCGCGGGGCTGGACGCCGACGAGATTCGCGATCAGGCGCGGCGCGAGGGCGTCCGATCGAGTGACGAACTCGACGCGATGAGCGACGACGAGGTGTACGACCTCGTCTTCCACCCCGGATTTTCGACGAGCGAGGAAGTGACCGACGTCAGCGGGCGTGGCGTCGGGATGGACGTCGTCCACGAGACGGTCTCCCAACTCGACGGCTCGGTCGACGTCGCCTCGACGCTGGGCGAGGGGACGACCGTCTCGTTGCGATTGCCGGTGACGATGGCGATCGTGAAGGTCCTCTTTGTCTCGGTCGCGGGCGAACGCTACGGCATCCCGATCAAAAACGTCGACGAGATCACGCGGTCGACGGAGTCCGAGACGATCAACGGTCGGCCCGTCATCCGGCACAACGACGAGATCTATCCGGTGATCGACCTCGGGGAGGCGTTCGACGTGCCCGGCGCTCGGACGAACGGTGACGGCATGCTCGTGCGCGTCCGGGAGTCCGAACGTCGTGTGGCGCTGCACTGTGACGCCGTCGAGGCCCAAGAGGAAGTCGTCGTCAAGCCCCTCGAAGGCATTTTGAGTGGAACACCCGGGCTCTCGGGGACGGCCGTCCTGGGCGACGGGAACATCGTCCACATCATCGACGTGGTCACGCTATGA
- a CDS encoding glycoside hydrolase family 3 N-terminal domain-containing protein translates to MGTSERPVYRDETRSAETRVTDLLDRMTVAELAGQAVGTWAGHFVDHQTVDDVERMVRSHGLGAVATFGWNGASDVLLEDVIETVNRLQRTAIEESRLGIPLLFSVDAVHGHAYVENATVFPNGLGAAATWDPALVERSASMTGSEMRATGAVHNYAPVADVARDPRWGRTFETFGESPFLVSEMTAAAVRGYQSGSARGGPVAATAKHFPAYGGSIAAEDAAPADISRDSLQNVYLAPFRRAIAEGVEAIMPAYSSVEGHPPHGSRWILQDLLREQLGFDGAVVSDWGGVDHLHKDHFTTSDARDSVVRTRRAGMDVESTGGADHADRLVALVEAGVLDVETLRASAERVLRWKVEYGLFEDPFVEAWHADQIVGHADHHAHAREMATQSLTCLENDGILPVAPTADVLVTGPNADDPVAQLGGWSVTDPDHTDAVTVRAAFESSHEGSVEFVPGASVTDRVDVDAAARAAADADVAVVVLGEDWYIHEFGMEVITGRATGEFPTRTHLELPEAQRALLEAVAATDTPTVAVVVGGRPLILDREADLADALLWAYYPGSDGGPAIRAALTGETSPGGRLPITIPRSLGQIPITADRLARPRPIGDDEHYPDYDPLYTLGDGQTYTTFETESVGVSPETVGPRGTITVEATVHNVGTRRGSELIRVEGSDRASDRVTPVRELVGFDRVTLGPGESETVSIDVPIARLARYDAEGHREVAPGEYVLAVGDHQRRVTVERQYH, encoded by the coding sequence ATGGGAACGAGCGAACGCCCGGTCTACCGAGACGAGACACGGTCAGCGGAGACACGCGTGACGGATCTATTGGATCGCATGACGGTCGCGGAGTTGGCCGGTCAGGCCGTCGGGACCTGGGCGGGGCATTTCGTCGACCACCAGACCGTCGACGACGTCGAGCGAATGGTCCGATCACACGGTCTCGGTGCCGTCGCCACGTTCGGCTGGAACGGCGCGAGCGACGTGCTGCTCGAAGACGTAATCGAGACGGTCAATCGTCTCCAGCGGACCGCGATCGAGGAGTCCCGCCTCGGCATTCCACTCCTCTTTAGCGTCGACGCCGTCCACGGCCACGCCTACGTCGAGAACGCGACGGTGTTTCCGAACGGTCTCGGCGCAGCGGCGACGTGGGACCCTGCGCTCGTCGAGCGGTCGGCGTCGATGACCGGCTCGGAGATGCGAGCGACGGGGGCGGTCCACAACTACGCGCCGGTCGCGGACGTGGCGCGGGACCCACGCTGGGGGCGCACGTTCGAGACGTTCGGGGAGAGCCCGTTTCTCGTGAGTGAGATGACCGCGGCCGCAGTGCGTGGCTACCAGTCGGGGTCGGCCCGAGGCGGGCCGGTCGCCGCGACGGCCAAACACTTCCCCGCGTACGGGGGGTCGATTGCCGCCGAAGACGCCGCACCAGCGGATATCTCACGTGATTCCCTCCAGAACGTCTATCTCGCACCGTTCCGACGAGCGATCGCGGAGGGCGTCGAAGCGATCATGCCAGCCTACAGCAGCGTCGAGGGCCACCCACCCCACGGTTCGCGGTGGATCCTTCAGGACCTCCTCCGCGAGCAGTTGGGCTTCGACGGCGCGGTCGTCTCCGACTGGGGCGGGGTCGATCACCTCCACAAGGACCACTTCACGACCAGCGACGCCCGCGATTCGGTCGTTCGGACGCGCCGGGCGGGGATGGACGTCGAATCGACCGGCGGAGCGGATCACGCCGACCGTCTCGTCGCGCTCGTCGAGGCGGGCGTGCTCGACGTCGAGACGCTCCGGGCGAGTGCCGAGCGCGTGCTCCGCTGGAAAGTCGAGTACGGCCTGTTCGAAGACCCGTTCGTCGAGGCCTGGCACGCCGATCAGATCGTCGGTCACGCGGACCATCACGCCCACGCCCGCGAGATGGCGACCCAGTCGCTCACCTGCCTCGAAAACGACGGGATTCTCCCCGTCGCCCCGACCGCCGACGTGCTCGTCACCGGCCCGAACGCCGACGATCCGGTTGCCCAACTCGGCGGGTGGAGCGTCACCGATCCCGACCACACCGACGCGGTGACCGTTCGGGCGGCGTTCGAATCGTCCCACGAAGGCAGCGTCGAGTTCGTCCCCGGCGCGTCGGTGACCGACCGGGTGGACGTCGACGCCGCCGCACGTGCCGCCGCGGACGCGGACGTCGCCGTGGTCGTCCTGGGTGAAGACTGGTACATCCACGAGTTCGGCATGGAAGTGATCACCGGGCGAGCCACGGGTGAGTTCCCCACACGGACGCACCTCGAACTTCCCGAGGCTCAGCGCGCGTTGCTCGAAGCTGTCGCCGCGACCGACACGCCGACCGTCGCAGTCGTCGTCGGGGGCCGACCGCTGATCCTGGATCGCGAGGCCGACCTCGCGGACGCACTCCTCTGGGCCTATTACCCGGGATCGGACGGTGGCCCGGCGATTCGAGCGGCGCTGACCGGCGAGACGTCGCCCGGTGGTCGCCTGCCGATCACGATCCCCCGATCGCTCGGTCAGATTCCCATCACGGCCGACCGCCTCGCCCGCCCCCGGCCGATCGGTGACGACGAACACTACCCTGACTACGACCCACTGTACACGCTCGGTGACGGCCAGACCTACACCACTTTCGAGACCGAGTCGGTCGGCGTCTCCCCCGAGACCGTCGGCCCACGCGGGACGATAACTGTCGAGGCGACAGTCCACAACGTCGGTACCCGCCGCGGGAGCGAACTTATCCGCGTCGAGGGCAGTGATCGCGCCAGCGATCGGGTGACGCCGGTGCGCGAACTCGTCGGCTTCGATCGCGTCACGCTCGGGCCCGGCGAATCGGAAACCGTCTCGATCGACGTGCCGATCGCACGCCTCGCCCGGTACGACGCCGAGGGCCACCGCGAGGTCGCCCCTGGCGAGTACGTGCTCGCGGTCGGTGACCACCAGCGCCGCGTCACCGTCGAGCGTCAGTATCACTGA
- a CDS encoding DUF5800 family protein, with product MSVLSFDETGVDVVYEGHEFRLDKSLIEDATQRSYPDVTDHEVLKLVEPNPALGGEPRRIADILD from the coding sequence ATGTCCGTCCTTTCGTTCGACGAGACGGGTGTGGACGTCGTCTACGAGGGTCACGAGTTCCGCCTCGACAAGTCGTTGATCGAGGACGCGACCCAGCGATCCTATCCCGACGTCACCGATCACGAGGTGCTCAAACTCGTCGAACCCAACCCTGCGCTCGGCGGCGAACCGCGTCGGATCGCGGACATTCTGGACTGA
- the cheB gene encoding chemotaxis-specific protein-glutamate methyltransferase CheB, giving the protein MDHTASIRAVVADDSHFMRSVISDVLDEGGIDVVATAANGREAVRAVREHDPDVVTMDVEMPTMNGLDAVERIMDEHPTPIVMLSAHTSEGADVTFEALDRGAVDFVAKPGGEVSATISSLEDSIRETVRTVASADVSAGGVPQSTTTTTSRGATLDRPTLVIGSSTGGPSVVEHILESLPIEADFRILVVQHMPKDFTARFADRLDAHSAYSVREASHGDTIGGGDALVAPGDYHLVVDTYDRGRLSVALSEEPPVNSVRPSVDVTMTSAADVVTDPLVGVVVTGMGRDGAAGIEAIKAAGGRTIAQDAATSAVDGMPTRAAETGCVDTVAALEDLPRAIQDAIERETATNE; this is encoded by the coding sequence ATGGACCACACAGCATCGATTCGGGCCGTCGTTGCCGACGATTCCCACTTCATGCGAAGCGTCATCTCCGACGTCCTCGACGAGGGTGGGATCGACGTCGTCGCGACCGCCGCGAACGGTCGCGAGGCCGTTCGGGCCGTCCGGGAACACGACCCCGACGTCGTGACGATGGACGTGGAGATGCCGACGATGAACGGCCTCGACGCCGTCGAGCGGATCATGGACGAGCATCCGACACCGATCGTCATGCTCAGCGCCCACACCAGCGAGGGCGCGGACGTGACCTTCGAGGCGCTCGACCGGGGCGCGGTCGATTTCGTCGCCAAGCCCGGCGGCGAGGTGTCAGCGACGATTTCGAGTCTCGAAGACTCGATCCGAGAGACCGTCCGAACGGTGGCCAGTGCCGACGTGTCCGCGGGTGGCGTCCCACAGTCGACGACGACGACGACGTCGCGGGGGGCCACCCTCGACCGCCCGACGCTCGTCATCGGCTCGTCGACCGGCGGCCCGAGCGTCGTCGAGCACATCCTCGAATCGCTGCCGATCGAGGCCGACTTCCGGATCCTCGTCGTCCAGCACATGCCGAAAGATTTCACCGCTCGGTTCGCGGATCGACTGGACGCCCACTCGGCGTACAGCGTTCGCGAGGCCAGTCACGGCGATACCATCGGCGGCGGCGACGCGCTCGTCGCCCCCGGCGACTACCACCTCGTCGTCGATACCTACGATCGCGGTCGCCTGTCGGTCGCGCTCTCCGAAGAGCCACCGGTCAACAGCGTCCGCCCCTCGGTGGACGTGACGATGACCTCGGCCGCCGACGTGGTGACCGATCCACTCGTGGGCGTCGTCGTGACCGGCATGGGCCGGGACGGTGCCGCGGGCATCGAGGCGATCAAAGCCGCCGGCGGGCGCACGATCGCTCAGGACGCCGCCACCTCGGCGGTCGACGGGATGCCAACACGGGCCGCCGAAACGGGCTGTGTCGACACCGTCGCCGCGCTGGAGGACCTGCCGCGTGCGATTCAGGACGCTATCGAACGGGAGACTGCAACCAATGAGTGA
- a CDS encoding chemotaxis protein CheW, protein MSATIAADERVQVLEFGLGTERYCVAIEYVTEIVDVGTVTAVPNAPRYVEGVMDLRGRTTSIVDPTVLLGVDGESDPQRIVVFDPETVGEDRAVGWLVDEVYQVLDVESGDVEESPAWDDSGEISGVVKRENGFLIWVDPQSIHA, encoded by the coding sequence ATGTCAGCGACGATCGCCGCAGACGAGCGCGTTCAGGTGCTGGAGTTCGGACTCGGGACCGAACGCTACTGTGTGGCCATCGAGTACGTCACCGAAATCGTCGACGTCGGCACGGTCACGGCCGTTCCGAACGCCCCTCGCTATGTCGAGGGTGTCATGGACCTTCGTGGCCGGACGACGTCGATCGTCGACCCGACGGTTCTGCTCGGTGTCGACGGCGAGAGTGACCCCCAGCGGATCGTCGTGTTCGACCCGGAGACGGTCGGCGAGGATCGGGCTGTCGGCTGGCTCGTCGACGAGGTCTATCAGGTCCTCGACGTGGAATCCGGTGACGTCGAGGAGTCGCCGGCCTGGGACGACTCCGGAGAGATCAGTGGCGTCGTCAAGCGCGAAAACGGCTTTCTGATCTGGGTCGATCCGCAGTCGATTCACGCCTGA
- a CDS encoding DUF7312 domain-containing protein, giving the protein MVEVAEESDGEWKFAVSDVGEGTGDEDAERAGAEEGADESGMEGVFGLQSTDEETLRRESIDLENALFVIAGVALTLFALWQAIP; this is encoded by the coding sequence ATGGTCGAGGTCGCAGAAGAGTCGGACGGAGAGTGGAAATTCGCCGTTTCCGACGTCGGTGAGGGGACTGGCGACGAAGACGCCGAACGGGCAGGCGCCGAGGAGGGCGCCGACGAGAGCGGCATGGAGGGCGTGTTCGGTCTGCAATCCACCGACGAAGAGACGCTGAGGCGCGAATCCATCGATCTGGAGAACGCGCTGTTCGTGATCGCTGGCGTCGCGCTGACACTGTTCGCGCTCTGGCAAGCCATCCCCTAA